A stretch of DNA from Roseovarius faecimaris:
CATACAGCACCGCCGCGTTATAGATCACATCCTCCGCCCGCTCCGGATAGCCAAAGGCAATGGCACAGCCCTGCCGTCGCGCCAGCGCCGCCACCGCCTGTCCGAACGGCCCGTCCGGCGCCTCCGCCAGCCGCTCCAGATCGGCGCCGACATTGTAACCGCTGGCAAACAGCTCCGGACACACCAGCAGATCCAGCGCCCGGCCCTCCAACTCCTGCTCAAGCCGGTCCAGCCGCTCCGCCCGGCTCCGCCCGGCCGCACGGCATTGATAGATGCCCAGTTTCATGCCCGTCCTTCTCCCGTTCGCGGCTGCCGCGCCAATCTGCGCCCTCCGCACGCTTCGCGATGTCCCAAATGCGACGTGACACGCCGGATTTGAGGAGGCGCCGCGCCTACAAACACCTTTTGATAGGTCAAAACACCGGAGCACTCCATGAGCACCAAAGACCTGCCCTTCTCACAGGGAGAATTCGACCGGCGCATCGCCAAGACCCGCGCGGCCATGGCCGAAGCGGGGCTCGATTGCATTTTCGTCACCGACCCGTCCAACCAGGCCTGGCTGACCGCCTATGACGGCTGGTCCTTCTACGTGCATCAGGGTGTGATCCTCGGGCTTGACGGCCCGCCCGTCTGGTGGGGCCGCTACATGGACATGATCGGCGGGCGGCGCACCTGCTGGATGTCCGACGATCATATCCTCGGCTATGGCGACCACTACGTACAGTCGATCGAGCGCCACCCGATGCAGGACCTTGCCGCCCACCTGCGCGATCGCGGCTTTGCCAAGGCCCGGATCGGCGTCGAGATGGAAAACTATTACTATTCGGCCAAGGCCCACGCCGTCCTGAGCGACGAGCTGCCTGACGCCACGCTTGTCGATGCCACGGCGCTGGTCAACTGGCAGCGCCTGATCAAATCGGACGAAGAAATCGCCTTCATCCGCAAGGCCGCGCGCATCTCCGAGAAGGTCATCCAGACCGCCATCGACCGCGCCGAGGTGGGTCTGCGCAAAAACGACCTCGTCGCCGATATCTATCACGCCGGGATCACCGGGGTGGATGACATCTGGGGCGACTATCCGGCCATCGCGCCACTCACCCCCTCCGGCATTGACGCCACCGCCGCGCACCTGACATGGAACGGCGATCCGATGCGCCCGAACGAGGCCACCTTCTTTGAGCTGTCCGGCGTCTATCGCCGCTATCACGCACCGCTCTGCCGCACGGTTTACCTCGGCACCCCGCCCGACGATATGCGGCGCGCCGAAGAGGCCCAGATCGAAGGCATCGACGCCGGGCTCAACGCCGCCCGCGCCGGCAACCGCACCTGCGACATCGCCCGGGCCTTCATGGACGTGCTGGCCAAACATGGCATCAAACGCGAGGGGCGCATGGGCTATCCCATCGGCCTCAGCTACCCCCCCGACTGGGGCGAGCGCACCGCCTCGATCCGGCTCGAAGACACCACCGTGCTCGAACCCGGCATGGTCTTTCACTTCATGCCCGCCCTCTGGATGGACAGCTGGGGGCTGGAGACCACCGAGACCATCCTGATCACCGAAGACGGCCCCGCTCAGGCGCTCGCCGACATGCCGCGCAAACTCTTCGTCAAGGACTAGGCACACGCCCCTCTCCCCCCTTCATTGTTCCGCAAATACTCCAGGGAGTTTGAGGGACAGCGTCCCTCATCGGGGGTTTGGGGGCCTCGCCCCCAAGAGTGAATGCGTGGCGAAAGCCACCCCATGAAAAAACGGAGGCCGCAACCAACGCTGCGACCTCCGCTCATTCGCGTTCCGGTCTGGCAGAGTCAGCTCGCCGCTTTCATCAGCCCTTCATCCGTCAGCCGCTTATGAGCCACATCGAGCGCCGTCCAGGCGCGCTCGATCAGCGTGTCCACCTCGTCCTTGGTGATCACCAGCGGCGGCGAGATCACCATCCGGTCGCCCACATGGCGCATGACCAGCCCGTTGCCAAAACAGGCCTCGCGACAGATCAGACCGGCAGTGCCCGCCTCAGCGGCGAACTTGGCGCGGCTTTCCTTATGCGGGGTCAGCGCGATGGAACCCATCAGCCCCGCGATGCGCGCCTCGCCCACCAGGGGATGATCGGTCAGCGTCTCCCATTTTTCCTTGAGGTAAGGCGCCGTTTCCGTACCGGCACGCTCGACAATCCCTTCCTCATCCAGAATGCGCAGGTTCTCCAGCGCCACGGCACAGGCCACCGGATGGCCCGAATAGGTATAGCCATGGGCAAACTCGCACTCGTCCATGACGCGCGCCACCTCATCCGAAACCACCGAGCCACCAATCGGCTGATAGCCCGAGCTCAGCCCCTTCGCGATCGTCATGATGTCGGGACGGATATCCAGTGTCTGCGACCCAAACCATTTGCCTGTCCGGCCGAACCCACAGATCACCTCATCCGCGATCAGCAGGATCTCATGCGCGTCGCAAATCCGCTGGATCTCGGGCCAATAGGTTTCCGGCGGGATGATCACCCCGCCCGCGCCCTGAATCGGCTCGGCGATGAAGGCGGCCACATTGTCTTCGCCCAGATCGTGAATCGCCTGTTCCAGCTGCCGTGCGCGCTCCAACCCAAACTCCTCCGGGCTCATATCGCCGCCTTCGGCATACCAGTGCGGCTGCTCGATATGGTGGACATCCGGGATCGGCAGACCGCCCTGCGCATGCATCGCGGACATACCGCCCAGAGACGCGCTGCCCATGGACGACCCGTGATAGGCGTTCTTGCGGCTGATGATGATCTTCTTCGACGGCTTGCCCTTCTGTTCCCAATAGGTGCGGACAAGGCGCATATTGGTGTCATTCGCCTCCGACCCGGAACTGGCGAAAAAGACATGGTTCAGATCGCCCGGGGTCAGCTCGGCAATGCGGGCCGACAGCGCGATGGCCGGCACATGGGTCGTCTGAAAGAACGTATTGTAATAGGGCAACTCCTTCATCTGGCGCGCCGCGGCTTCGGCCAGTTCCGGGCGCCCATAACCCAGGTTCACGCACCACAGCCCCGCCATTGCATCCAGAAATTCGTTGCCCTCACTATCGGTCAGCGTGCTGCCCGAGGCCCGCGTGATCACGCGCACGCCCTTCTTGGCCAGGTCGGACCCGTGGGTGAACGGATGCAGATGATGCGCCGCATCCAGTGCCTGCAATTCAGCCGTCGGCATGTGGTTTGTGATCGAAGTCATGGGGCACCCTTTCTGTCATGAGCCTGCCCGCGTCGCGCGCGCGGGCGTTGCAGGACAGAATATGATCAAATTTTTTGCTGTCAATCGAATCAGCAATCCCACGTTCAGAGCTGTAACGCGTGGCGAACCTGCTCCATTCCCTGGATCACATCTTCGCGAATGGCGCGCGCCGCGGATTCCGCATCGCGGGCATGCATCGCATCCAGCATGTCCTTGTGCTTGTCCGGCAGGTTCTGCGTTCCCAGCCGCCCGCACACCACCCGAAGCGACGGACCGAAGCGCAGCCAAAGCCCCTCCGCCAGATCGGCCAGAATAGGCGCATTGGCGATCTGGTAAATCTGGTGATGAAAGAGATAGTTCAGCTCCAGGTAATTGCGCAAATCCCCCCCCGCAATCGCCTCGTCCAGAACCCCATCGAGCCGCGTCAGCTCGGCCAGGTCATCCAACGTCGCGCGCTCTGTGGCGCGTAGGGTCAGATGCGGATCAAGCCATTGCCTTGCAAGAATAATCTCGCTGATATTTCCCGCCGTCAGCACCGGCACACTGACCCGCCGGTTGCCCTGAAACTCCAGCGCCCCCTCCGAGATCAGCCGCCGGATCGCCTCGCGCACCGGGGTCATGCCCGCGCCCAGCCGCTCGGTCAGCCCCTGGATGGTCACCGCCTGACCCGGCGCCAGATCGCCGAACAGCACCAGCTTGCGCAGCTCGCGATAAATCAGCTCATGCGCCGGCAACCGCGCCGGGGCGGTATCGGTCTGCGATGGTTGCAACGCGCTCTGCGGCATGGGGTCTCCTGTTCAGCTCAAGCCAGCCATCATTCGTCTTGCGAGTGTAACGACTGCGTGAAACCATTACCATATTGCCAGATGCGGAAAAATTTGATCAAATCCGCGCACACGGCATCAAAAAGACTGCCGACCAGTGGGAGACCAACATGAAAAAACTGATTCTGACCACCACCGCCACCCTGGCGCTGGGCGCGTTTGCCGCCACAGCCGAAGAGGTGCGCGTTTATAACTGGTCCGATTACATCGACGAAGCGCTCTTGGAGAAATTCGAGCAGGAAACCGGGCTTGAGCTGATCTATGACGTGTTTGACAGCAACGAAGTGCTGGAAACCAAGATGCTCGCCGGTGGCTCGGGCTATGACGTGGTGGTGCCCTCGGGGACCTTCCTGCAGCGCCAGATCTCGGCAGGGGCCTTTCAGAAGCTCGACCTGTCGAAACTGCCCAACCACGCGAACATGTGGGACGCCATTGAAGAGCGCACCGCCAAATACGACCCCGGCAATGAATACTCGATCAACTACATGTGGGGCACCACGGGCCTCGGCGTGAATGTCGGCAAGGTCAAGGAAGTCCTGGGCGAGGATGCCCCGATCGACAGCATGAAACTGGTGCTCGATCCTGCGAATATGGAAAAGCTTGCCTCCTGTGGCGTGCATTTCCTCGATGCTCCGACCGAGATCATCCCGATGACCCTGCAATATCTGGGTGAAGACCCCGACAGCCATGACCCCGACGTCATCGCCAAGGCCGAGGATGTGCTCGTGGCCATCGCGCCCTACGTGCAGAAGTTCCACAGTTCGGAATACATCAACGCGCTGGCCAATGGTGATATCTGCGTGGCGATCGGCTGGTCCGGTGACGTGCTTCAGGCCCGCGACCGCGCCGCCGAGGCCGACAATGGCGTCGAGATCGCCTATAACGCCTTCGCCGAAGGGTCGCTGATGTGGTTCGACCAGATGGCGATCCCGGCGGATGCCCCGAACCCCGACGGCGCGCACAAGTTCCTGAACTTCATCATGGACGCGCAGAACATGGCGGATGCCTCGAACTACGTCTACTACGCCAACGGCAACGAGGCGTCCAAGCCCCTGCTCGAAGAGGACGTGATCAACGATCCGGCGATCTATCCGACCGAGGAAACGATCAAGAACCTCTACACCACCACGCCCTATCCGGCGAAGGTGCAGCGGGTCGTCACCCGCCTCTGGACCAAGATCAAGTCGGGCACCTGATCGCCTGACCTGACAAGACTGGCCTGCGCGGGGCGCCCCTCGCGCAGGCTCACCAAACAAAAAAACACAAAATGACAGGGACATGTGATGGGCGAGAAGGTTTTTGAGCCGTGGAACGACCCGAATGAGTCACCACTCATTCAGTTCAAGAACGTCACCAAGCGCTTCGGCGACTTCACCGCCATCGACAACCAATCCTTCGATATTTACGCGAAAGAGTTCTTTGCCCTGCTCGGCCCCTCCGGCTGTGGCAAGACCACGCTGATGCGCATGCTTGCCGGGTTCGAGACACCGACCGAAGGCACGATCCTTCTGGGCGGACAGGACATCGCGCCGATCCCGCCCAACAAGCGCGCGGTGAACATGATGTTCCAGTCCTACGCGCTGTTTCCGCATCTCTCGGTCTGGGAAAATATCGCCTTCGGCCTCAAACGGGATGGCAAGCCCAAGCCCGAGATCGATGCCCGCGTCGATGAGATGCTCAAACTCACCCGGCTGGAGAAATTCGCCAAGCGCAAGCCGCACCAGATTTCCGGCGGCCAGCGACAGCGCGTCGCCCTTGCCCGCTCCCTCGCCAAGGCGCCCAAGCTTCTCCTGCTCGACGAACCGCTGGGCGCGCTCGACGCCAAGCTGCGTCAGGACACCCAGTTCGAGCTGATGGATATTCAGGAAAAGACCGGCACCACCTTTGTCATCGTCACCCACGATCAGGAAGAGGCGATGACCGTCGCCTCCCGCGTGGCCGTGATGGACCATGGCAAGATCATTCAGGCCGACACGCCGCCGCGCATCTACGAGATGCCGAACTCGGTCTATGTGGCCGACTTCATCGGCGATGTGACCATCATCACCGGCACCGCCACGCCGCAGGGCGACGGCTATGACATCACCTTCGGTGAAGGCCAGCCGACGCTGCGTGCCAAATCCGACCGCAGCTTTACCAGGGATCAGATCTGTCACCTGGCCATCCGGCCCGAAAAGGTCGCCATCAGCGCCGACAAACCCGAGGGTGCTGCCAACGCGGTGCAGGGCAAGATCCTCGATATCGCCTATCTCGGCAACCTCTCCACCTATCACGTGGAGCTTTCGAACGGTCAGATCGTCAAGGCGCAGGCCGCCAACACCCGCCGCCTTTCGGCCCGGCCCTTCACGTGGGAGGATGACGTCTGGCTCAGCTGGACCGAAACCGCCGGCGTGCTGCTGGAGAGCTGAGAGATGCGCCGCGCCACCCTCATCCTCGTCCCCTATCTCTGGCTGCTGGCACTGTTCCTGGTGCCTTTCCTGATCGTCCTCAAGATCAGCCTGAGCGACACTGAACTGGCGATCCCCCCCTATACGCCAACGCTGGATTTCAGCACCGGCTGGCAAGGGATCAAAGAATTCTTATCGGCCCTCGATTTTGAAAACTTCACCTGGCTCGCTTCTGACGACCTCTATTGGAAGGCCTATCTCTCCTCCCTCCAGATCGCCGTTATCGCCACCTTTCTGACGCTGCTGGTCGGCTACCCCATCGCCTATGGCATGGCCAACGCGCCCGAACATTGGCGGCCCACGCTGATGATGCTCGTGATCCTGCCCTTCTGGACCAGCTTCCTGATCCGGGTCTATTCCTGGATGGGCATCCTGTCGAGCGAGGGCTATCTCAACCAGCTTCTGCTGGGCATGGGCCTGATCTCGGAGCCGCTCACGATCCTTAACACGAATACCGCGGTCTATATCGGCATCGTCTACACCTACCTGCCCTTCATGATCCTGCCGATCTACTCGGCACTGGAACGGCTCGACGGCTCTTTGCTGGAGGCCGCCGAAGACCTCGGCTGCTCCCGGCTCAGCGCCTTCTGGCTGGTCACCATCCCGCTTTCCAAGAACGGCATCATCGCGGGCTGTTTTCTGGTCTTCATCCCCACCATTGGCGAGTTCGTGATCCCCTCGCTTCTGGGCGGGTCGCAAACGCTGATGATCGGCAAGGTGCTTTGGGAGGAATTCTTCAACAACCGCGACTGGCCCGTGGCCTCCGCCGTGGCGGTGATCCTGCTTCTCATCCTGATCATCCCGATCATCCTGTTCCAGCGCAACGAACAGAAAGCGCGGGAGGCAGACCAATGAGCGCAACAAGAAAATGCACATTTTCTTGCCAAATTTCTGTGCAGAAATTTGCGCCTGCGGCCAGCGGAGGTGCTGACAAATGAGACGCCTCACCTGGTTCAACACCACCTCACTCACCCTGGGCTTTGCCTTTCTCTACCTGCCCATGGTCATTCTCGTGGTCTACAGCTTCAACGAGTCGAAACTCGTCACCGTCTGGGCCGGCTTCTCGACCAAATGGTATGGCGAATTGTTTCGCAACGAGGCGTTTCTCGATGCCGCCTGGGTCACGGTCAAGGTCGCCGTCGCTTCCTCCACTCTGGCCACCATCCTTGGCACCATGGCAGCCTATGTGCTGGTCCGCGCAGGCCGCTTCAAAGGCCGCACGCTTTTCTCCGGCATGATCTACGCCCCGCTCGTGATGCCCGAGGTGATCACCGGCCTGTCACTCCTGCTGCTCTTCATCGGCATCGGGCTGGACCGGGGCGTGTTCACCATCGTTCTCGCGCATACCACCTTCTCCATGTGCTACGTCTCGGTCGTCGTCTCTTCGCGCCTTGTCAGCTTCGACCGCTCGCTGGAAGAAGCCGCGCTTGATCTTGGCTGCTCGCCCATGTCAGCCTTCCGCCTGGTCACCCTGCCGATCATCGCGCCTGCGGTCATCTCGGGCTGGCTTCTGGCCTTCACGCTCAGCCTTGATGACCTGGTGATCGCCTCCTTCACCTCCGGCCCCTCGGCCACCACCCTGCCGATCAAGATCTTCTCGGCGGTGCGCCTTGGCGTCTCCCCTGAGATCAACGCGCTCTCGACCATCATGATCTCTATCGTCGCCGTGGGGGTGATCACCGCGTCGCTGATCACCAAACGCGCGGCCCTGCGCCAACAGGCGGAGGAACGCGCGGCGGTCAAGGCATGAGCCGCATCTTCCCCGCCCATGCCTATTCCGAGGCCCCACGCGCACGCTGCTACTGGCCCTCCACAGCCAGCCCGCCCGACTTTCCCACCGCCACCGGAGAGGTCACGGCAGACATTGCCATTATCGGGGCGGGCTTTACCGGTCTGAACGCCGCGCTGCACCTGGCTGAGGCCGGGCGCGATGTGGTCGTGATCGAGGCCAAAACGCCGGGCTGGGGTGCCTCGGGGCGCAATGG
This window harbors:
- a CDS encoding M24 family metallopeptidase, with the translated sequence MSTKDLPFSQGEFDRRIAKTRAAMAEAGLDCIFVTDPSNQAWLTAYDGWSFYVHQGVILGLDGPPVWWGRYMDMIGGRRTCWMSDDHILGYGDHYVQSIERHPMQDLAAHLRDRGFAKARIGVEMENYYYSAKAHAVLSDELPDATLVDATALVNWQRLIKSDEEIAFIRKAARISEKVIQTAIDRAEVGLRKNDLVADIYHAGITGVDDIWGDYPAIAPLTPSGIDATAAHLTWNGDPMRPNEATFFELSGVYRRYHAPLCRTVYLGTPPDDMRRAEEAQIEGIDAGLNAARAGNRTCDIARAFMDVLAKHGIKREGRMGYPIGLSYPPDWGERTASIRLEDTTVLEPGMVFHFMPALWMDSWGLETTETILITEDGPAQALADMPRKLFVKD
- a CDS encoding ABC transporter permease subunit encodes the protein MRRATLILVPYLWLLALFLVPFLIVLKISLSDTELAIPPYTPTLDFSTGWQGIKEFLSALDFENFTWLASDDLYWKAYLSSLQIAVIATFLTLLVGYPIAYGMANAPEHWRPTLMMLVILPFWTSFLIRVYSWMGILSSEGYLNQLLLGMGLISEPLTILNTNTAVYIGIVYTYLPFMILPIYSALERLDGSLLEAAEDLGCSRLSAFWLVTIPLSKNGIIAGCFLVFIPTIGEFVIPSLLGGSQTLMIGKVLWEEFFNNRDWPVASAVAVILLLILIIPIILFQRNEQKAREADQ
- a CDS encoding aspartate aminotransferase family protein, which translates into the protein MTSITNHMPTAELQALDAAHHLHPFTHGSDLAKKGVRVITRASGSTLTDSEGNEFLDAMAGLWCVNLGYGRPELAEAAARQMKELPYYNTFFQTTHVPAIALSARIAELTPGDLNHVFFASSGSEANDTNMRLVRTYWEQKGKPSKKIIISRKNAYHGSSMGSASLGGMSAMHAQGGLPIPDVHHIEQPHWYAEGGDMSPEEFGLERARQLEQAIHDLGEDNVAAFIAEPIQGAGGVIIPPETYWPEIQRICDAHEILLIADEVICGFGRTGKWFGSQTLDIRPDIMTIAKGLSSGYQPIGGSVVSDEVARVMDECEFAHGYTYSGHPVACAVALENLRILDEEGIVERAGTETAPYLKEKWETLTDHPLVGEARIAGLMGSIALTPHKESRAKFAAEAGTAGLICREACFGNGLVMRHVGDRMVISPPLVITKDEVDTLIERAWTALDVAHKRLTDEGLMKAAS
- a CDS encoding ABC transporter ATP-binding protein codes for the protein MGEKVFEPWNDPNESPLIQFKNVTKRFGDFTAIDNQSFDIYAKEFFALLGPSGCGKTTLMRMLAGFETPTEGTILLGGQDIAPIPPNKRAVNMMFQSYALFPHLSVWENIAFGLKRDGKPKPEIDARVDEMLKLTRLEKFAKRKPHQISGGQRQRVALARSLAKAPKLLLLDEPLGALDAKLRQDTQFELMDIQEKTGTTFVIVTHDQEEAMTVASRVAVMDHGKIIQADTPPRIYEMPNSVYVADFIGDVTIITGTATPQGDGYDITFGEGQPTLRAKSDRSFTRDQICHLAIRPEKVAISADKPEGAANAVQGKILDIAYLGNLSTYHVELSNGQIVKAQAANTRRLSARPFTWEDDVWLSWTETAGVLLES
- a CDS encoding GntR family transcriptional regulator → MPQSALQPSQTDTAPARLPAHELIYRELRKLVLFGDLAPGQAVTIQGLTERLGAGMTPVREAIRRLISEGALEFQGNRRVSVPVLTAGNISEIILARQWLDPHLTLRATERATLDDLAELTRLDGVLDEAIAGGDLRNYLELNYLFHHQIYQIANAPILADLAEGLWLRFGPSLRVVCGRLGTQNLPDKHKDMLDAMHARDAESAARAIREDVIQGMEQVRHALQL
- a CDS encoding ABC transporter permease, with the translated sequence MRRLTWFNTTSLTLGFAFLYLPMVILVVYSFNESKLVTVWAGFSTKWYGELFRNEAFLDAAWVTVKVAVASSTLATILGTMAAYVLVRAGRFKGRTLFSGMIYAPLVMPEVITGLSLLLLFIGIGLDRGVFTIVLAHTTFSMCYVSVVVSSRLVSFDRSLEEAALDLGCSPMSAFRLVTLPIIAPAVISGWLLAFTLSLDDLVIASFTSGPSATTLPIKIFSAVRLGVSPEINALSTIMISIVAVGVITASLITKRAALRQQAEERAAVKA
- a CDS encoding polyamine ABC transporter substrate-binding protein; this translates as MKKLILTTTATLALGAFAATAEEVRVYNWSDYIDEALLEKFEQETGLELIYDVFDSNEVLETKMLAGGSGYDVVVPSGTFLQRQISAGAFQKLDLSKLPNHANMWDAIEERTAKYDPGNEYSINYMWGTTGLGVNVGKVKEVLGEDAPIDSMKLVLDPANMEKLASCGVHFLDAPTEIIPMTLQYLGEDPDSHDPDVIAKAEDVLVAIAPYVQKFHSSEYINALANGDICVAIGWSGDVLQARDRAAEADNGVEIAYNAFAEGSLMWFDQMAIPADAPNPDGAHKFLNFIMDAQNMADASNYVYYANGNEASKPLLEEDVINDPAIYPTEETIKNLYTTTPYPAKVQRVVTRLWTKIKSGT